CTTCACGTGTGGATAATATGTTTGGAAACACTGTGAAAACCTTTTCTGAAAGACTAGTTAACGAGTACATTTTATACTTTCCAGTACGCTTATACTGGACCAGCCCAGCCTTCAGCAGTGTTTTTAAATGATGTGAAACCAGGGTTTGATCAAGACCTAGCACGTAGGATATTATGCATACTGGTAGGGAGCCGTTTAAGTAGAGTAGTGATAGGATTTTAAGCCTCGTAGGGTCTGAGAGTTGCTTGAAAACATGGATTAACCCTTCCAACTCTTTCCCGGGTATTTTAATATCTAAATCATGGTTAAGGGGGATTGGTTCGCTGATCCTGCATGCTCCCTTCCCCCTTAATTCCTTAAGGATCTCGGAAACCTTCACCGATTTCGTTGACAAGTTTTCAATCCCTTAATGATCCAATATTTGAGAATGTTTTAAAAGAACCTTCCCCGCGGGATTACTCAGTAGCTAAATCCCCTCTGTAGCTTATGGCCTCATTAGGGCAGATCTTCTGGCAGCCTCTGCAGAGCTCTACACAGTTACTAGGGTTAGCCACTAAGGGCTCCCCATCCCCCCGGACCTCGTAAACATCGTGAGGGCAAAAGTTGAAGCATGTGAGGCATCCGGAACACTTCTCGTAATCTATTACTGGATACCAGTTTTTCGCCACAGTATTCACCAGGGTTAAAGAGCGTTTTCAATAGCCTTAATGGCTTCCTCGGTTGAAAGATTCCTTATTTCAACGCCGACGAACTTGGACTCGTCGAACCCTAACTCCTTAAACACCCAGCCGAACATTTTCTTCTGCATGACAGGGTCGCAGCCTGCTACAACAACTTTATCAATATACTCGTTCCTGCTTAGCAAGGCTCTCCAGAACTACCATATATAGAGGCAAAGAGTAAAGGCATAGGTTATTTTGGTGGAAAAAGTTTTTACTAAAAGCTTCTATGTTCTAATGAAAGCATCAAAATCTCTTTGGGATACGAGTGCTAATATTGTATTTTATATGGCAAAAATCTTAGAGAAACATCATGCTACGAGAGTTAGATAATATTGTAATTAATCTTATGCCTAAAATTAAACTCTCAGATATTTAAAGATTGTAAAAAAGTTACGTATATAGTGGTTTCTTCATTAATTCCAGGACCATTGCCATATGTATTAATTGAGTTTATGTTATAATATATTATACAACAAATAAGTTATAGCATCAACGTAGGTGGTATACCGGAAATTATAGCTGGAGCTGGCTTAGGAGTAAAAGTTATAATGTTGTTGCAGATGAAATAATAACTTTCAATACTCTTACATTGGAGGAAGCTAATGAATTAGGTATCATTAATAAAATGTTTATCTTATTTATCTTACAGAAATTCAGTAATCATAGAACGATCAACAGTTATAACAACCTAGGTTATAGCAAACATTATTGAATACCAGGTGTAAAAAATGGCTTTTGACACTGTTAATTGCAGCAACGATGGTGTCAGCTATAGGTGGAT
This region of Thermosphaera aggregans genomic DNA includes:
- a CDS encoding ArsR/SmtB family transcription factor, producing MSTKSVKVSEILKELRGKGACRISEPIPLNHDLDIKIPGKELEGLIHVFKQLSDPTRLKILSLLYLNGSLPVCIISYVLGLDQTLVSHHLKTLLKAGLVQYKRTGKYKMYSLTSLSEKVFTVFPNILSTREERNQV
- a CDS encoding 4Fe-4S dicluster domain-containing protein, translated to MAKNWYPVIDYEKCSGCLTCFNFCPHDVYEVRGDGEPLVANPSNCVELCRGCQKICPNEAISYRGDLATE